The sequence ATAAACAGCGTGCGCACCGCCTGCAGGTAGCGCTCCTCGCGGGGCGTCGCCGCCACGCCCGAGGCCGCGGCCACCGAGTCGAGGCGGGCCAGCACCGCCCGGCCCGCCGCATTGTCATGCTGGTCCCACAGCGGATGGTCGTGCGTCATGGCCTCGCCCCAGTACGCCATGGCAAACCCCGGATCGAGCCGCTGGGCGCGCTGGAAGTAGTCGCGGGCCTGCGGGTACCAGAAGCTGTGCAGCGCCAGCGCGCCTTTCAGGAAGTACGCCTGCGCCGCCGGCGTCCCCGAGGTCGCAAACGCGATCGTGCCCAGGTCAGCCGATTCGGCGCGCGGCGCCGTCTGTCCTGTCGCGGGCGCCGCCCACAGCGTACAAAGCAAAAACAAAAAACTACACAGCGTGCGAAACGAAGCCATAGGCCGAGCTGGGGTTGGATACGTAAAAAGGCATTGGGCAGGAAAGCGCCCGTGCACCGCATCCGTAAAGCATGCGACACACCGCTACCAAAACGTTGGAGCGTCAGTTGTTGAGCGCTTTTACATCGAGGCGATCTTCCAGTTCGTCGATACGACGGCGGCTTACGCTTAGCCGCGTGCCATCGTGCAGGCGCACCGCGTAGTCGCCGCCCCCGCCGCGCAAGATCGTGCTCACCTCATCGAGACGCACAATCGTTGATCGGTGAATCCGCACAAACGCCGCAGGGTCGAGCTTCGCCTCCAGCGTCTTCATGCGCTCACGCACGATGTGCGTACCGTCGGGCGTATGCAGCTCGGCGTACGTGCCATCGGCCGTAATGTGCGTGATTTCGTCGACCGGCACGATGCGCACCTGGCCCCGCAGGTGCACGGCAATGCGCTGCAGGTAGTCCTCCGTACTGGAGGACGTATCGCCCGACGACTCGGTAGCGCGCAGGAGTTGCCTCAGGTGCTCAGAGGCGTCGCCCAGGGCGTTGGTTTCCACCTGTTTGCGCGCCCGGCGAAAGGCCTGCTCGAAGCGCTCATCGTCAAATGGTTTCAGCAGATAGTCGGTGGCCGCAGCATCGAAGGCTTCGAGGGCGTATTGGTCGTACGCCGTCACAAAAACCGTGACGGGCATGTGCTCCGGCCCCACGGCCTCTACCACATCCAGCCCCGAGCCGTTGGGCATCTGAACGTCCAGAAAGAGCAGATCCGGGCGGTGCTTGCGAAGCGCCGCAATGGCGTCGGTGCCGGTGTCGGCCTCGCCCACGACGGTAACGTTGGAGCGATCGCTCAGCAGGTCGCGCAGGCGTTGACGGGCCAGCGGCTCGTCGTCTACAATGAGTACGCGCAAAGCATCGGGGGAGGCGTCGGTCATGGCGTTGAAGCAAGTTGTGAAGCAGACGAACGATGATGCGCCGGCGGTACCGCATCGCGAAAGGGCCAGGCAACCGTAACGCGCAACCCGCCCAAGGGACTGTCGCTAAAGGCGATGGTGGCGTCGTCGCCGTAGAGTCCGCTGAGGCGCTCGCGCACGTTTTTGAGGCCCACGCCGCCCTGCAGTGCCTCTTCGCCGGTAATGCCGGGGCCGTTGTCATCCACGTGAAGCACGAGGCGCTGCCCTTGCCGCTCGCTATGCAGCGCAACGCGGCCGCCGCCCGCGGCCTGACTGGCGCCGTGCTTGATGGCATTCTCCACGATGGGCTGCAGCAGCAGCGTAGGGACCAGCGCGTGCTGCGTGCGGGGCGCGATGTCCATCGACACGTCGAGGCGCCCCTGAAAGCGGATCTGCTGAATCTCCAGGTAGTCGCGCAGGAACTGCACGTCGTCCTCCAGCGGTACCTCCTGCGCATCGTCTTCCTCCAACACGTAGCGCAGCAGTCCGCTAAGACGGGCGATGATGCGCCGCACGCCCTGTGGATCGCGGCCGACGAGGGTGGAGATGGCGTGCAGCGTGTTGAACAAAAAGTGCGGGTTGAGCTGCATCCGCAGCGCTTCGAGGCGGGCGTGTGTGAGCTGGGCCTCCAGGCGTGCCGTTTCGGCCTTGAGCTGCTGGGCTTCTTCGCGGCGTTCGTGGTGGCGCCAGTAGTACACGCGGGCCACGCCCACAGCCAGCACCGCCGCGTACATGATGAGCTCATTCAGGAACCAGAAGCGCACAATGGCGCGCATCGGATGGAACTGCGACGGGTCGTCGGGCGAGGGGAGCACGAAGGCCCGAACGGCATCGCCGCTCAGGTCCATAAAGATCGCCACAGCGCCGGCAACGGCCAGGTGCAGCAGCAGGTGTCGCCCCAACCGGGCCCGCTCCAGCTCGAAGCGCTCAGCAATCCAAAAGATGAGCGGCGTGAGGGCCGCCCACAAGTAGCTGGTGAGAAACACGCGGCCCACGCGCCGGGCCAGCTCCGGGCCAAAGGTGATGCCATCGTCGGGCCCTACCAAGCGGCTCCCGGCGATGAGCACCGCGAAGAGCGTCCAAAAGCCCAGGATGAGCCCCCACTCGATGTGGCGGCGTTTCTGTTGTGGCAAAATGGTTCGTAGCATTAAGGTCACGTCATGCGAGCAGAGCGCGAAAGATGCGCGGGCGCCGTTACGGCATCATGCCACCGCCCGCATCGCCTCCGCCGTAGCCGCCGTCTCTTCGCCGGCCCCGGTCGCGGGAATCTGAGGCGCCGAACGTGTACGTGAACGTAAGCGAGAACTCTTGCGCGCTCCAGTTGAACCGTGTGCGCTGCGTAAACAGGTTGTCGCTGCGGTACAACTGAAAGTTCATGGTACCGAACAAGTCGCGCGCTTGCAAGCTGATGGAGGCCTTGTTGTTGAACAGCTGCCGCTGCACAGCCACATTTGTCATGGTACGGCCGTCAATGCGCCCCCCAGGCACATCGAGCGGCGACCGATAA comes from Salisaeta longa DSM 21114 and encodes:
- a CDS encoding LytR/AlgR family response regulator transcription factor, producing the protein MTDASPDALRVLIVDDEPLARQRLRDLLSDRSNVTVVGEADTGTDAIAALRKHRPDLLFLDVQMPNGSGLDVVEAVGPEHMPVTVFVTAYDQYALEAFDAAATDYLLKPFDDERFEQAFRRARKQVETNALGDASEHLRQLLRATESSGDTSSSTEDYLQRIAVHLRGQVRIVPVDEITHITADGTYAELHTPDGTHIVRERMKTLEAKLDPAAFVRIHRSTIVRLDEVSTILRGGGGDYAVRLHDGTRLSVSRRRIDELEDRLDVKALNN
- a CDS encoding sensor histidine kinase, with amino-acid sequence MPQQKRRHIEWGLILGFWTLFAVLIAGSRLVGPDDGITFGPELARRVGRVFLTSYLWAALTPLIFWIAERFELERARLGRHLLLHLAVAGAVAIFMDLSGDAVRAFVLPSPDDPSQFHPMRAIVRFWFLNELIMYAAVLAVGVARVYYWRHHERREEAQQLKAETARLEAQLTHARLEALRMQLNPHFLFNTLHAISTLVGRDPQGVRRIIARLSGLLRYVLEEDDAQEVPLEDDVQFLRDYLEIQQIRFQGRLDVSMDIAPRTQHALVPTLLLQPIVENAIKHGASQAAGGGRVALHSERQGQRLVLHVDDNGPGITGEEALQGGVGLKNVRERLSGLYGDDATIAFSDSPLGGLRVTVAWPFRDAVPPAHHRSSASQLASTP